The nucleotide sequence TGCGGGGGCTGCAGCCACGGGTGCTGCCGGTGGCCAGCTGCCCCTGCAACGGCATGCAGCTGCAGTTCCACCTGCGCCGGGATCCCCGCGATCCCTTCGCCGAACGGGTTTTTCACGACCCGGCGTTTACCGCCCCGGTGGAGCTGCGGGGGCCGTTCGGGGAATTCATTCTTGACGAGGAGGATCCCAATCCGCTGGTGCTGGTGGCCCTGGATACCGGCTTCGCGCCGATGAAGAGCCTCATCGAGCACGCCATCGCCCTGGAACTGCCGCAGCCGGTGGTGCTGATCTGGTTCGCCATCCACCCCGGCGGCCACTACCTGGCCAATTACTGCCGATCCTGGGCGGATGCCCTGGACGACTTCCGCTTCGTTCCACTGGTGCTGGATGCCGGCCGGGGCAGACGACTGACAGCATCGGAGCAGGCACTGGCCGTGCTCGCGAGGCTGGAGTCACTGCCGGAGCCCCGCGTCTACCTGGCCGGCCCGGCGGATCCGACCCGGGACCTGGAGCAGGCGCTGGCCGCCGCCGGTCTCCCCGGTGAACGTCTGCGCATGGAAACCATGCCCTGAAAACCGAGCGTCACCCCCGGTACAACTGGTAAAATAACTGTTTT is from Thioalbus denitrificans and encodes:
- a CDS encoding 2Fe-2S iron-sulfur cluster-binding protein, translated to MTHRIRMLPSGHTFECEATETVLEAALRSGVNLDHGCATGTCGECLARVVSGSVGEELFHDYVVGDAERLQGYALMCRSRPGSDLEIEAHEARSAADIPEQQLTARIVRVDAPADDYRVLHLRTPRTRTLRFLAGQSVELKLRGLQPRVLPVASCPCNGMQLQFHLRRDPRDPFAERVFHDPAFTAPVELRGPFGEFILDEEDPNPLVLVALDTGFAPMKSLIEHAIALELPQPVVLIWFAIHPGGHYLANYCRSWADALDDFRFVPLVLDAGRGRRLTASEQALAVLARLESLPEPRVYLAGPADPTRDLEQALAAAGLPGERLRMETMP